A region from the Nocardioides coralli genome encodes:
- a CDS encoding RNA polymerase sigma factor → MFVSSNARKQLPAAVLAHPAVLALIDRGRPSGSVTPEDVRHATEEAAVEPRHLKGLMAHLSGLGISVDIPAGGRAVAATTARKTTSAATKKAAAKKAPAKKAAAKKAPAKKAAAKKSAAADQPEASAEASEQVVVGPDGKKVLPDISDEQFEKDVATDPTIKQDEKEASFVVSDTDESGEPEQQVTVAGATADPVKDYLKQIGKVPLLNAEMEVELAKRIEAGLFSEEKLAKGGKISAKLLEELEWIAEDGRRAKNHLLEANLRLVVSLAKRYTGRGMLFLDLIQEGNLGLIRAVEKFDYTKGYKFSTYATWWIRQAITRAMADQARTIRIPVHMVEVINKLARVQRQMLQDLGREPTPEELAIELDMTPEKVIEVQKYGREPISLHTPLGEDGDSEFGDLIEDSEAIVPADAVSFTLLQEQLHAVLDTLSEREAGVVSMRFGLTDGQPKTLDEIGKVYGVTRERIRQIESKTMSKLRHPSRSQVLRDYLD, encoded by the coding sequence GTGTTCGTGTCCTCGAACGCGCGCAAGCAGCTTCCCGCCGCGGTGCTGGCACATCCCGCCGTGCTGGCCCTCATCGACCGAGGCCGACCGTCCGGCAGTGTCACCCCCGAGGACGTCCGCCACGCCACGGAGGAGGCCGCCGTCGAGCCACGCCACCTCAAGGGCTTGATGGCGCACCTGAGTGGGCTCGGCATCTCGGTGGACATCCCCGCAGGGGGGCGTGCCGTGGCAGCGACGACGGCACGCAAGACCACCTCGGCGGCCACCAAGAAGGCTGCTGCGAAGAAGGCGCCGGCCAAGAAGGCCGCTGCGAAGAAGGCGCCGGCCAAGAAGGCTGCGGCGAAGAAGTCGGCTGCCGCCGACCAGCCGGAGGCGTCTGCCGAGGCGAGCGAGCAGGTCGTCGTGGGTCCCGACGGCAAGAAGGTGCTGCCGGACATCTCGGACGAGCAGTTCGAGAAGGACGTGGCGACCGACCCGACGATCAAGCAGGACGAGAAGGAGGCGTCGTTCGTCGTCTCCGACACCGACGAGTCCGGTGAGCCCGAGCAGCAGGTCACCGTCGCCGGCGCCACGGCCGACCCCGTCAAGGACTACCTCAAGCAGATCGGCAAGGTGCCGCTCCTCAACGCCGAGATGGAGGTCGAGCTCGCCAAGCGGATCGAGGCCGGCCTGTTCTCGGAGGAGAAGCTCGCCAAGGGCGGCAAGATCAGCGCCAAGCTGCTCGAGGAGCTGGAGTGGATCGCCGAGGACGGGCGCCGCGCCAAGAACCACCTGCTCGAGGCGAACCTGCGGCTCGTGGTCTCGCTGGCCAAGCGCTACACCGGCCGCGGCATGCTCTTCCTCGACCTCATCCAGGAGGGGAACCTCGGTCTGATCCGTGCGGTCGAGAAGTTCGACTACACCAAGGGCTACAAGTTCTCGACCTATGCGACCTGGTGGATCCGCCAGGCGATCACCCGTGCGATGGCCGACCAGGCCCGCACCATCCGGATCCCGGTCCACATGGTCGAGGTCATCAACAAGCTGGCTCGGGTCCAGCGGCAGATGCTGCAGGACCTGGGGCGCGAGCCCACCCCGGAGGAGCTCGCCATCGAGCTCGACATGACCCCCGAGAAGGTCATCGAGGTCCAGAAGTACGGCCGTGAGCCGATCTCGCTCCACACGCCGCTGGGCGAGGACGGCGACTCCGAGTTCGGTGACCTGATCGAGGACTCCGAGGCGATCGTCCCGGCCGACGCCGTGTCGTTCACCCTGCTCCAGGAGCAGCTCCACGCCGTGCTCGACACCCTGTCGGAGCGCGAGGCGGGTGTCGTGTCGATGCGCTTCGGCCTCACCGACGGCCAGCCCAAGACGCTCGACGAGATCGGCAAGGTCTACGGCGTCACCCGCGAGCGGATCCGGCAGATCGAGTCGAAGACCATGTCGAAGCTGCGTCACCCGAGCCGCTCGCAGGTGCTGCGCGACTACCTGGACTGA
- a CDS encoding HhH-GPD-type base excision DNA repair protein, translating to MGIAITGDDHADEVLTGSPFALLVGMMLDQQYPMEHAFRGPAKVLDRFGSLEPAAIAAADPDEFAELCATPPAIHRFPGSMARRLQELARIVADEHEGDASRLWTGATDAKDLLRRIQALPGFGKQKSQIFVALLAKQLGVRPPGWEQVVGAYAEDGYRSVADVVDAESLQKVRDHKKQMKAAAKAAG from the coding sequence ATGGGCATCGCGATCACCGGGGACGACCACGCCGACGAGGTGCTGACCGGGAGCCCGTTCGCGCTGCTGGTCGGCATGATGCTGGACCAGCAGTACCCCATGGAGCACGCCTTCCGCGGGCCCGCCAAGGTCCTCGACCGGTTCGGGAGCCTCGAGCCGGCCGCGATCGCGGCCGCGGACCCCGACGAGTTCGCCGAGCTGTGTGCCACCCCGCCGGCCATCCACCGGTTCCCCGGCTCGATGGCACGCCGGCTGCAGGAGCTCGCCCGGATCGTGGCCGACGAGCACGAGGGCGACGCCTCGAGGCTGTGGACGGGTGCCACCGACGCGAAGGACCTGCTCCGACGGATCCAGGCGCTGCCCGGTTTCGGCAAGCAGAAGTCACAGATCTTCGTCGCGCTGCTGGCCAAGCAGCTCGGCGTACGGCCCCCGGGGTGGGAGCAGGTCGTGGGCGCGTACGCCGAGGACGGCTACCGCTCCGTGGCCGACGTCGTGGACGCCGAGTCGCTGCAGAAGGTGCGCGACCACAAGAAGCAGATGAAGGCCGCGGCGAAGGCTGCCGGCTGA
- a CDS encoding universal stress protein has translation MGTVVVGFVPKPEGQAALESGIAEARLRGAKVVVVNSHRGGNDFDDGDAAKSQAEMSRIEARLAEAGVEHEIRQLVRGFEPAEDLIGIAEDAEAELIVIGLRRRSPVGKLILGSNAQRILLDAKCPVLAVKADT, from the coding sequence ATGGGGACCGTGGTGGTGGGCTTCGTGCCCAAGCCCGAGGGTCAGGCGGCGCTGGAGAGCGGGATCGCCGAGGCCCGGCTGCGTGGGGCGAAGGTCGTGGTGGTCAACTCCCACCGCGGGGGCAACGACTTCGATGACGGCGACGCCGCCAAGTCGCAGGCCGAGATGTCGCGCATCGAGGCCCGGCTGGCCGAGGCCGGCGTCGAGCACGAGATCCGGCAGCTGGTCAGGGGCTTCGAGCCGGCCGAGGACCTCATCGGCATCGCCGAGGACGCCGAGGCGGAGCTGATCGTCATCGGCCTGCGGAGGCGTTCGCCGGTCGGCAAGCTGATCCTGGGCAGCAACGCGCAGCGGATCCTGCTCGACGCCAAGTGCCCCGTGCTGGCCGTGAAGGCCGACACCTGA
- a CDS encoding glutamate--cysteine ligase has product MGEEVAAQEFSRADRTRHREKVRRCLDVFARMLREARFDTDDPMTGLEVELNLVDEHGDPALKNTEALSAIADPEFVTELGQFNIEINVPPARLREGGLSTFESALRRSLNDAEAKSAEVGAHMVMIGILPTLAEGHLALGSLTPNPRYKLLSQQIMAARGEDITISIAGPERLVTTADSIVPEAACTSTQFHVQTSPDQFAAYWNASQAISAIQIAVGANSPYLLGKELWRETRIPLFEQATDTRSEELKAQGVRPRVWFGERWITSVFDLFEENVRYFPALLPITDEEDPLEVLEAGGTPTLQELRLHNGTVYRWNRPVYDSVDGVPHLRVENRCLGAGPTVADMMANAAFYFGLVRALAESERPLWSQMSFSAAEENFHAAAEFGLDTQVYWPGIGQVRVTELIVRKLLTLAHGGLSSWGVPGEEADRLLGIIEQRCLTGTNGAEWFARRMHDRADLDRYDALRRTLEDYRANMHTNEPVHTWE; this is encoded by the coding sequence ATGGGCGAAGAGGTTGCCGCACAGGAGTTCTCCCGCGCCGACCGCACGAGGCACCGCGAGAAGGTGCGTCGGTGTCTCGACGTGTTCGCCCGGATGCTGCGCGAGGCGCGCTTCGACACCGACGACCCGATGACCGGTCTCGAGGTCGAGCTCAACCTGGTCGACGAGCACGGCGACCCGGCCCTCAAGAACACCGAGGCACTCTCCGCGATCGCCGACCCGGAGTTCGTGACCGAGCTCGGCCAGTTCAACATCGAGATCAACGTGCCGCCCGCTCGGCTGCGCGAGGGAGGGCTCTCGACCTTCGAGAGCGCCCTGCGCCGCAGCCTCAACGACGCCGAGGCCAAGTCGGCCGAGGTGGGCGCCCACATGGTGATGATCGGCATCCTCCCGACCCTCGCCGAGGGACACCTGGCGCTCGGGAGCCTCACGCCGAACCCCCGCTACAAGCTGCTGAGCCAGCAGATCATGGCCGCGCGGGGCGAGGACATCACGATCTCCATCGCGGGGCCGGAACGGCTGGTCACGACCGCCGACTCGATCGTCCCCGAGGCCGCGTGCACCAGCACCCAGTTCCACGTGCAGACCTCGCCCGACCAGTTCGCGGCGTACTGGAACGCCTCCCAGGCGATCTCGGCGATCCAGATCGCCGTGGGCGCCAACAGTCCCTACCTGCTCGGCAAGGAGCTGTGGCGCGAGACCCGGATCCCGCTGTTCGAGCAGGCCACCGACACCCGCAGCGAGGAGCTGAAGGCGCAGGGCGTCCGGCCCCGGGTGTGGTTCGGGGAGCGGTGGATCACCTCGGTCTTCGACCTCTTCGAGGAGAACGTGCGCTACTTCCCCGCACTGCTGCCGATCACCGACGAGGAGGATCCGCTGGAGGTCCTCGAGGCCGGGGGAACGCCCACGCTCCAGGAGCTGCGGCTCCACAACGGCACCGTCTACCGCTGGAACCGGCCCGTCTACGACTCCGTCGACGGGGTTCCTCACCTCCGGGTGGAGAACCGGTGCCTGGGCGCCGGACCCACCGTCGCCGACATGATGGCCAACGCGGCCTTCTACTTCGGCCTGGTGCGCGCACTGGCCGAGAGCGAGCGTCCGCTCTGGTCGCAGATGTCGTTCTCCGCGGCGGAGGAGAACTTCCACGCGGCCGCGGAGTTCGGCCTCGACACCCAGGTCTACTGGCCAGGGATCGGCCAGGTGCGGGTGACCGAGCTGATCGTGCGCAAGCTGCTCACCCTCGCGCACGGCGGGCTCTCCTCCTGGGGTGTGCCGGGAGAGGAGGCCGACCGGCTGCTGGGGATCATCGAGCAACGCTGCCTCACCGGGACCAACGGCGCCGAGTGGTTCGCTCGCCGGATGCACGACCGCGCCGACCTCGACCGTTACGACGCGTTGCGTCGGACCCTGGAGGACTACCGCGCCAACATGCACACCAACGAGCCGGTCCACACCTGGGAGTGA